tccctgcagatttctttgcttccccgcagaaaaatgacttctgatggagaaacaaagggaaacccacaagagcggtcatgtgcCCTTCCCTGGCAGCGCAGGCAGATTGGTTCGGGCGCCTGGAGCAGCTGGTAAAAACGTAAATCACCACTGGGATGGGGTCTGGAGGCTGGGCAGTCATGCATgtaagagggagagagacactctgtccctcttgcttgcTATTGCGGCACGTTTGGTGTGGAGAGGCAGAGCTCTgaggtgtttctgaggaggtaggcgtgaggcagagcagaatgtagagGTGAATTGTTAGCGAAtgctgcctgcttagtgaattgttcccattgtctttgtgaattcccccaggagtataaaacaggtgtacaagttttaaggctcctttacattgccagagtggtgtaaaggacagtatggccttataaatgcttaagGTGCTTTAGTGactagaactggtctaaattttttggattgaaaaaaaaaatcctatttcctGTTTGGTACTTACCTTCCTGGAaatggtcagtagccaatataaattgtgaatttgagtccccagccctcacttgctcttcagttgcctatgatgtaacactgaccatatggctgcatatatttgttgactaataactagaaataaagggtcaaacctagctacattatTATTGGACAAAGGGGGTTTGGGGATTTCTTCCGGTGCTCcgcactcccattctccatccattgtagtttaaataaattaccaaaataattgaaactggcatgattttattgcattattttgacaaataaaatgtgcagaattttgtagaactttaaaatattgtgtgcagaattttaaattttttggtgcagaatttttaatattttggcacAGTATTCTTCCAGGAgtaaagagacaactaaggggggatatgataaaggtctatacaatcataaatggtttggagaaagtgagtaaggaagtgttaaaTGCCCCTTCACCTAAGAAGCTGGGTCACCCTATGAAATTAGcagatagcaggtttaaaacaaaaggaactaCTTCTTGacacactgcacagtcaacctgtgctacttgttgccaggggatgttgtgaaggccataaTTAAATTTTagaaaagagctagataagttcatggagcataggtccattagtggctattagccaagatggccaagGATGCACCCATTTTGTGGGTGTCCCTAAGACTttgatgctgggactggatgacagagaatGGATcgttgataattgccctgttctgttcatttccttgaagcatctgacattggccactgttggaagacagaatgctgggctagatggaccattggtctgactcagtttagccattcttatgctctATTTTCTATAGGTTTTTGTTCTGAACACATTGCCATAGTATCTGATGATACTCTCATTCCACACACATCTGTACAGTAGTAGACAGCTGCAAAGTTTAAGGTTCCAAGCACTGAATGGAAAAAGGttatttgttcttaaaaaccctgTTTGTTggatttttctctctgctttatAGAAATGTTACGCACACTGTCTCACAATGCAGCTTTGGGCATGTTTTGAAATGGGATACTCAGACCTGACCATTTTTGTTGACTCTTTCAGGGAGACTTGGGCTGGATGACCAGAGGTTCTATGGTGGGACCTTTCCAGGAAGCAGCATTCGCTTTGGCAGTCAGCAGTATGGACAAGCCAGTGTACACAGACCCTCCTGTCAAAACGAAGTTTGGATACCACATAATTATGGTTGaagggagaaaataaaatataaaaaagagtGAAGCTGACACTTACTGTTCTATACAGTGAATAGGAACTTCCCAGCAGATTTGTTGTGGGAGTTGTTAGGGTTGGGGATATGTAGGACTCAAGATTCTGGACTGGCTTTGTAAATGGTTTGCCCTAACAGGTGCCATAAATACCCAAGTATAAATCAGCTTAAGAGACTTGTGTTAAACATCCTTTGGGTGAAGTGTCTGCGAGCCAGTGTTGCTATGATCACTAATTGGCCAGCCAAAGTGAGGCCCTACATTCAGTTTAATGGCATTTGTCTGTAAGGTGATAACTTTTAAAAACcacatctgatcaattccaaaatgtcAGGGGATGTTCCAAGCATTAATAGGCAAAATCCTTTTGATTTGGGTGAAAACCAGAAAAGCCTGATTTCAAGTCAAGGCCCCAGAGTGTccatttggtactgcaggcagAGGAAGCTCTCTGGCACCCTCTGCTGTTGCCCACATACATCACAAGCAGCAGTCACTAGACTCTAGTGACTAGAGCATCACACACTTAATTACTTATGTAGGTAGAGCTGTATACCCTTTCTCCCAACTCCCAACCAGTCCCCCTCAGACCCTCCAGCGTGTACACTCCCCAGACCTGCATTGCACTTAGAGCTCAGCCTCCAGGAGCAATTAAATGTGCAACCCTCTTACAAACCCATATTTGTAATCTGTTTCCTATCTCTTGAATCTAATGTGTAGAGTACTTTGTTAGTGCGTTGGTTGTTGCTTTAGCAACGTGCAAATGAGAAGCCAGCCATGTAGATGTTGGTGCTGGGAATAGAAGCATATTTAAAGTTGTCACTTTGGCCATACTTTCAGACAGGCTTTGTGCATTATTGGAGGCAAGAGCTTAGGCGCAGGAGCTGTGAAAGGAGGGAAGACTGCCTTTCCAAAGGTTACATATAGCAAAGTATGTTAGACCCAGGCAGTCTGTCTTCCCTAACCTGGGTTTCTCAGGGGGAATTGAAATCTGGCCTCCCCTGAATTCAGCCCCCAGAGATTCCACCACCAGCACTGTTCTTAAGAATAGAATGAGTCAGCACCTTTTGCATTCAGTATGACCTGTTCCAGATGGGAAGTCATCTCAAGGCCCCACCTCACCacttttacaaaatatttcactCGTTTACTCAAGCTAGGAGGCCTAGTTGTGTACATGCCTAAGAGTCCTTGCTATTCACATCAATAACATTGTGAAGTAGTATGGCCGCAATGCTTCTCACTAAGGTCATTCTCAGTGAGACAAGTGGTTCAGAAATGAGTAACACAAATTAACATAAAAACCATACAACTCTAGTTAACCAAGCTTAACTGAACATGGTGCTGAAACACTGGAAAGCAGGCCAGCTCAGTTGTGAGTAGCCTCTGCAGTGACAGGACCCCTTTGCATCTAGTTTGGCCTTTGAACTAGTTCTAATAGGGCAGATGATAGCTGTTGATTGAAGGGTACTCCAAGAGATTTTTCAGCTGTTGAAGAAccatctacagcaggggtgggcaaactttttggccagagggccacagtGGGGTTGCTAAACTGTACGGAGGGTCacgtagggaaggctgtgcctccccaaacagcctggccctgctcactatccgacccctcccacttcccactccctgactgcccccctcagaaacccccacccatccaacccccctgctccttgtcccttgactgccccctcccaggactccaccccctgtccaaccccccctgctccctgactgtcccaacccctatccacacctctgccccctgggactcccatgcctttccaactgccccctgttccctgtctcctgacagccccccaaaacctccaccccatccaagcACCCtccgacaggccccccaggactcccacacctatccaactgctccctgtctgccccctggccccagcccctttacaatgccgctcagagcagcatgtctggcagttgCACTGcccggagccagacacgctgctgcactgccctgcaggagcatgcagccctgccacccagagcactgcctgtgtggctgtgggggagaggggacagtgggggaggggctgggggctagcctccctggccaggagctcaagggccaggcaggatggtcctgtgggcccgatgtggcctgcaggccatagcATGCTCACCTCTGATCTACAGCTAACTGTTCTGCAATGGACCTGGGGAACACTTTCTGCTGAAGGAATGGTGACAAGACAGCGATGCAGCATCGGTGACTAGAGCAAAGCCACTGAAGAATGGGAAGGACAGAGGGTGGGCAGAGACGACAGTTTTGGCAACTGGAGTAGGGGTGTGATGGAAGCACATTAGATGCCCATGGGAGGGTTTGGCAATTGGAGGCAGAGAAGTTTGGTTACTGTACTTCTGACACATGGTGGTTCTGACTCTTGTGTCCCACTGCCACAATGAACCTTCTCCATAACACAATAAGGGAGAGTGATCCTTTGCAATGTGGGACATTATTTTCCTCACACTGGCATCTCTGCATTGCCCCCGCTGTCCCTTCTTCACTCCTTCCTTGCGCAAAAGGAAAGAAACCAAGCACAGTTGGGCAGAGATGGCCTCGAGTGGTAGGAAAGTACCAGAGTGGAGCAGTGCAATTCATTGCTGTCAGGGCACAGTGGCTCTGCTTGGTGCTTAGATGGCATAGTAGTAGTCATCTTGGATTGCATGGAATAGACAGCCATCTCAAGCCAGAAGGGCATAGATGAGTGAGAAGTAGCTAGCACACCTGCCCCCACAACCACATGCCAGATTTTGATCTCCAACCCAAACCCGTAATTTCCACTGAAGGTGCAGGAATTGTCCACATGttccagggcagaatttgggccaCATTATTTAATATGGGAGATGGGTTAGATAAGCACACAGGTACTATGATACTAAGTGTGCAGCAGCTAGctggctctaccactgacttGTGTGGTTAGGACAAGCTATTTGTGCACCTCTAAGAACCAGGATGGTTATACTTACCACAGACATGCAGGAAGCAGGgctgtacagcagtggttctccacgaggggtacacatacccctagagcaggggtcggcaacctttcagaagtggtgtgccaagtcttcatttattcactttaatttaaggtttcgcgtgccagtaatacattttaacattttttagaagtcctctataagtctatatattatataaactattgtcatatgtaaagtaaacaaggttttctaaatgtttaagaagcttcatttaaaattaaattaaaatgctgatcttatgccgccagcccgctcagcctgctgccggcctggggttccgttcacccaggccggcagcagactGAGTGGGGCctgtggccaggaccccggctggcaaggggctggcagctagAACCCCAGACTAGCAGCAGGCTGaggggggccagcagccgggaccccagaccggcagtgggctgagctgctcagcccactgccggtctgggatcccagccctgcctacATAGAGTGGGtatctaccttctccctggttctagcccattctcttcctctctctctgcactgagcagagggtgggagtgcactgagcacagggctggggggtgaaggagcaggctgcgggttggggtgtagggcctGGCCAAGACCTAgaatgagggaggaggctcagggttggggcaggaggtttgggtgtggagtgcttacctgggcagctcccatttggtgcaaaagctcgtttggtgctcagggtgggggttggaatgtggggggggtgcaagagtcagggcgtgggggggctggctatgtgtgtggggtgctggagtcagggctggggtcgtgggaggtgcaggggtcagggcagggggcatgggctagggtcatgggggtgatcccagccccctgcccagagcggctcacagcagggggctggaggggatatgccctgattccaccccccttccccaaagccccgtccctacctcttctccgcctcctccctgaagCAGGGAGTGCttggctccgcttctccccctccctcgcaagggccatccgCTGAccaagggcagggagggagaggaggaggggcaagaACCCAGCATActaggggaagaggcggggaaggggggggaccttgcctgccctgcagcagtagCCCGCagaaccaagcttcttcaccctgtcCCCATGGGGTcgcggggtgggggtaggggagaagagcgggccggggcaggcagaatttttaatggcacgctgctgcctgccgtggtcctggccaccggccccCCCTCAGCACACTGCTGGCCTGGgtttggcagcaggctgagcggggccagcaccggggacacagcaggcagcagcgtgccattaaaaatcagctcacgtgccatCTTTGGCAAGCGTGCCATAGATTaccaacccctgccctagaggtACACAgttcttccagggggtacatcaattcatattgatatttgcctagttttataacaggctacataagaagcactagcgaaatcagtacaaagaaatttcatatagacaatgacttgtttatactgctctacatactatacactgaaatgtaagtacaatatttatattccaattactTTGTTTCATAATTATATGGTGGAAATGAGAAAGTAAGGAATTTTTAAGTAACACTGTGCTGTGACACTGtctttttaggtctgattttgtaagcaagtagtttttaaatgaggtgaaacttgaggtatgtaagacaaatcagactcctgaaaggggtacagtagtctggaaaggttgagagccactgctgtacaGCACTTCTCTTAGGAAACGAGGACATCCAGAACCTAGCTAAATTTCCTTGTCAATACTCCCGAGTCAGAAACTgggtcagactggaaataaggtgtaatttttagccatttggaacaatttaccaagggtcatggatTTGCCATCActgacaatatttaaatcaacattggatgtttttctagaagatctgctctaggaattgttttggggaaggtctatggcccgtgttatacaggagatcagagcagaacatcataatggtccctgctggccttggaatctatgaaactggCAACCAAGCTTAGGACATCCTTGTGCCTAGTTTTCAGAGACTGATCATCAAGATGCATGGCTACTCACTATCTCTGGCAAAAGTCACAGACCTATTGTCTCACAGCACAAGATAACTACAAATGCAGTCCACACAAGTGAAATTTAAGTTAACTCCTGCTTGGATGTTGGACTGGTCTGTCTAAGCAAAGGCTGAAAACTGGGCTATGGCTCATGCCCctataaatgtgttagtctaagatgccacaaggacgcctTGTTTTTATTCCATAAACAAGTGAATGACTCTTTAGTAACTATGCTCAGACAGATGCCCCCCTTAATGTGGTATGGAGAGAAGGCACATCTGATCTTCCAAACAGACTGCAAGGGGgcacagcagccaggaggcttgTCCTCATTTGAGCCTCTTGTGGGAGGGGACATGCAGATTGTTGCCTAGTCCCACATTTGAGTTCATGTCAGAGCATGAGCCTAACCCTGGAAAGAGATGTAGCTCAATTACAACAAACATTGTGTATTTTGGCTACAAGGATTGAGGAAAAGAGCTCTTGTCCCACATCCCCCCGCCCCAACAGCTAGAGGGGTAGCCATAGGACAAGGCAGCATCTACCAAGACAGTGTACCAGCCTGCGCCCACCACCAGATGCTCCCAATGTGGCAGTGCTTTGCTCTCTCCCATCTTCCCAGGAAAGGCAACTTAAATCCACAGCAGTAGCTGGATGGGTTGAAGCTACTCCTGACTGTTCTGCAGGTGTCTGtgccaagctgaaaagttcagTAATCCCCCCATGGGAAGTTTGGGGCAGATACACAGCACTCCTAACATAGTTAATGAGGCATAACATCAGGGACACAAGTGAGTAGCAATGGGTACCATAGAACCCTTGTACTAGTCCAGTTCAGGGGCCCAGCAGTAACAGTAGTTTCCCAGCATTAAATCATATGCCTCAATGACCGACATAGGCTGCAACTGTGAAGCCAAACAGTTTTCCATGCTTTAGTAAATCAAGCCTCCCTCTTCACTTGGTCTACGGAGGGACAAAATGTATCGACCAAACTTGAAGGGAAAGTATAAAACACAGAGGCAAGTTAGTATATtgcaagacagacagacatgaaGTAATtgtgtctctttttttaaactttaaacatttttctaaACATACAATTAGTGACACTTTGCCTTTGTGAACTGCATGCAAAATAAATACCCTTCTCTCCAGCACCCAAGTGGGAGTTACAAACTGCTCTTGAAACAATACCTTGCTCAGAGATGCAATTGTAAAATTTGCTCtatcctctttaaaaaaattgagtaTGTTTACCTCCCAAGTCTCTTTTGTAGTTTTAGTCTCACCTCACTGTAGCTTCTGTCAGTGCCAgccttttaaaaagtcaaatcttgtccattatccaagtcaatTCGGTAGCCTAGATAAAAGGTGGTTTTTTTGGGTCCTTCCCCTCAGAAAAAGTGAGATTGGGTTTGCGATTGTTCTTTTGGAATTGACTTGTAACCAAATCCTCACCTCTGCGATAGTAGTTTATACAAATTTAAAGTTATAAGCATAACTTCAGGATCTCCATTTTTTATGTCAAGAGCTTGCAGGAAACAGTTCAATGCATCTTGTAGTTTTCCATTGTCTTTCAGTTTCTTCCCACACTCTATCAGGGCATCATAATTATCTGGTGCATGAAGAGAATCCACAGTAGTCGGATTATCTTTCTGGCCTGCACTCTCCTTTGAAAAGCAGTCCATTTGCTCACCAGATAGCAGCTCAGGATCACCAGTCGATTCCTCTTGAGGCTCTTCCTCAATATCATCTGCCTCAGATGTGACAGATTCTGTATCATCTAAATAACTGGTTGTACCTTCTGTATCAAGTGTTTCTCCAATAGGTTCTTCCTCAGGCTCCACACTATGCTCTTCAGCTTCTTCTACCACAAGTTCTTCTTGCACCTCATCACTATCCTCTGTTTGGCTGAGAGCTCCTATGGTTTCTTCAATATCCTCAACCTTGTCCAACACTGCAATAATAAGAGATCTTCTAGAAGCTGTAGACTTGTTTcctcttggggaaaaaatggggtTTACTATAGATTTATCACATTTAGGAGTAGATGAACTAATCCCCATCAGAGATGGGCATAGAGGGCTGTTTAAGGGCGAGGACATTTTTTCAGGCAGATTTTCATCCAAAACCATGTCTGAATTATCTTCATCTTCACTATCAGAAACAATTCTTCTCGCCCGCTTCTTTTTGCCAATAGGCATGTCATCACCACTTTCCATCAAGGCTTCACTCACTGGTATAGAGTCATTTAGATTATCCATGGCTACGTTACAGGAATTCCCAAAGTTGTCATCATCTTCTCTTACCCAAGAATTCATTGCAGAACTGCCATGGTTTCCTACTTGGAGATGAAAGCCTGTGTTTTCTGTGTACTCCAGTAATTTTTCCCTTTTTGAGACGTCTTGCTGTCCATCTTCAGAGTCTTCCAAAACAAGATTGAAGTCAGCCTGATACTGAGAAGATGCGACAGATGTAGCCTCCAAACTGGCTTCACTCACATGAGACTTCTGGAGTCCACTAGAGAATTCTGACATGACATTCAATAGACTTTTGGATGCTCCCGGAGAAGCTAACTCAGGATTTTCATTCCCATCATCTTCTGGGTCATAAGGATCATGAGTTTGAAGTGACATTTCTGCATTTCTATATCTTTTAGGATCATAGGCAAAGACAGATCCATTAAATGAAGGCTGTGAAAACAGCGAAGAGGTAATTTGGACGTCGTTTATGCTTTGTGAGCGATGAGAGTGTCTTCTTGATTCAGGACTATGACTCTCTTTGTTAAGTTTTTGTTCAGGTTCATGTATATTGGATTGTTTCAGTACCTTACTGCTAGTATGCAATTCATTAACATCCATATTAGACACATCCTGTGCAGACTTCTCTTCCTCTGAATCCACAATAACCAAACTTGTCATTCTAGCACTGACATTAGCAACATCTTCATCCTCTGTAAGATCAACAGCTTCATCATTTGCAGGTTCAACTAATACAGGTGGTGAAATAAAGTGATTTGTGTTAAACTCTGGTGATTTATTTTTTGGTTGTGAAGACGATACTGTTGGTCTCAGCCATGCTCCCTCAGTATCACTTTTGATTCTCCCCATCAATTGGTCTTTGAGCTGAGATTCTAACTGGACCAGCTCTTGGGCCTTCTGTACCCTTTGTTGAATATACTGATGAGCGTCTTCATTTTCAGCCTGTTCTTCTTGAGCTATTTCTCGTGTATACATTAAGTCATGATCCGAAATGCCAAACATTTCCAGCGAGTGCAGATAAGCAATATGTTCATCCAGCTCTAAGTCAGTCTTTCTTTGGGTGGCATGCAAGGACTGCAGCTGAATCTGCGTTGCAGAGGTTCGAGTGTCTCCCAACGTAAAGAGCTCCCTTAATTCCTGTTTAGTGAAATACCTAAATGGGTTCTTTTTGTCACCAGTAGTTTGTCTTATTAATGAATCCTTGAAGACTTGTCGCctatatattttttcttccacTGTACCACAGGTAATCAGCCTATAAATTACTACGTTTTCTTTTTGTCCAATCCTATAAGCTCTGTCCACAGCTTGGGCATCAGTAGCTGGATTCCAGCTGGGATCAAAG
Above is a window of Natator depressus isolate rNatDep1 chromosome 9, rNatDep2.hap1, whole genome shotgun sequence DNA encoding:
- the ERCC6L gene encoding DNA excision repair protein ERCC-6-like, with the translated sequence MAGPGPAGLYERYVTQAKEEARNGNLEESLKLFNLANEIHPSEKLRSRIKRLEETLAELALATEEEEGFVDVCNSGLMIYGEMHNKLFEYQREGVAFLYSLYRDGRQGGILADDMGLGKTIQIIALLSGMFDAELIQFVLLVMPTTLVSNWMREFTKWTPGLRVKDFYGTSKTERNRKLERIQRKNGIVITTYQMLINNWQQLSSLSGREFVWDYIILDEAHKIKSPSAKTTKSVYAIPAKNRILLTGTPVQNNLREMWSLFDFACQGSLLGTAKTFKMEYENPITRAREKDATPGEKALGLKISENLMTIIKPHFLRRTKEDVQKKYNSDKVKTHLPEDQSKNIAPVMPSLTRKNDFIVWVYLAPVQEEIYRNFLSLDHVKEVLMTTRSPLAELNVLKKLCDHPRLLSARACSQLGLEGGGYPEQDDENEGGAFSGTNKIDHLSDEILIQESGKLMFLMGLLERLQEEGHRTLVFSQSRKMLDILERILTHRHFRTMRIDGTVTHLVERERRIGVFQSNKDYSVFLLTTQVGGVGITLTAASRVVIFDPSWNPATDAQAVDRAYRIGQKENVVIYRLITCGTVEEKIYRRQVFKDSLIRQTTGDKKNPFRYFTKQELRELFTLGDTRTSATQIQLQSLHATQRKTDLELDEHIAYLHSLEMFGISDHDLMYTREIAQEEQAENEDAHQYIQQRVQKAQELVQLESQLKDQLMGRIKSDTEGAWLRPTVSSSQPKNKSPEFNTNHFISPPVLVEPANDEAVDLTEDEDVANVSARMTSLVIVDSEEEKSAQDVSNMDVNELHTSSKVLKQSNIHEPEQKLNKESHSPESRRHSHRSQSINDVQITSSLFSQPSFNGSVFAYDPKRYRNAEMSLQTHDPYDPEDDGNENPELASPGASKSLLNVMSEFSSGLQKSHVSEASLEATSVASSQYQADFNLVLEDSEDGQQDVSKREKLLEYTENTGFHLQVGNHGSSAMNSWVREDDDNFGNSCNVAMDNLNDSIPVSEALMESGDDMPIGKKKRARRIVSDSEDEDNSDMVLDENLPEKMSSPLNSPLCPSLMGISSSTPKCDKSIVNPIFSPRGNKSTASRRSLIIAVLDKVEDIEETIGALSQTEDSDEVQEELVVEEAEEHSVEPEEEPIGETLDTEGTTSYLDDTESVTSEADDIEEEPQEESTGDPELLSGEQMDCFSKESAGQKDNPTTVDSLHAPDNYDALIECGKKLKDNGKLQDALNCFLQALDIKNGDPEVMLITLNLYKLLSQR